One genomic region from Stutzerimonas decontaminans encodes:
- a CDS encoding M48 family metallopeptidase, which yields MFKPRTLSMLIAATALAGCQAVNTTSGGAVGVERKQYMFSMLSTEQVNQMYAQSYQETLSAASSKGVLEKNSAISKRVNGIAQRLIAKVPVFRPDAAQWDWEVNVIDSPELNANCGPGGKIIFYTGLIEKLKLTDDEIAAVMGHEIAHALREHGREAMSKAYGVQMATQVGSAMGVGTGGLQLANMGVEYLMTLPNSRGNENEADLIGLELAARAGYNPNAAITLWEKMGSAGGSAPPEFMSTHPSSSTRTAALKANIPKVMPLYEQARSGR from the coding sequence ATGTTCAAGCCGCGCACGTTATCCATGCTGATCGCCGCCACCGCGCTGGCCGGCTGTCAGGCCGTCAACACCACCAGCGGTGGTGCCGTGGGGGTCGAACGTAAGCAGTACATGTTCAGCATGCTGTCGACCGAGCAGGTCAACCAGATGTACGCCCAGTCCTACCAGGAGACGCTCAGTGCGGCATCGAGCAAAGGCGTACTGGAGAAGAACAGTGCGATCTCCAAACGGGTCAACGGCATTGCCCAGCGGCTGATCGCCAAGGTGCCGGTGTTCCGGCCGGATGCCGCGCAGTGGGACTGGGAGGTCAACGTCATCGACAGCCCGGAGCTCAATGCCAACTGTGGCCCGGGCGGCAAGATCATCTTCTATACGGGACTGATCGAGAAGCTGAAGCTCACCGACGACGAGATCGCGGCAGTCATGGGGCACGAGATCGCTCACGCATTGCGCGAGCACGGGCGTGAAGCCATGTCCAAGGCCTACGGCGTGCAGATGGCGACTCAGGTGGGTTCGGCCATGGGCGTTGGCACCGGTGGGCTGCAACTGGCCAACATGGGCGTCGAGTACCTGATGACCCTGCCCAACAGCCGCGGCAACGAAAACGAAGCAGACCTCATCGGTCTCGAACTGGCAGCGCGCGCGGGTTACAACCCGAATGCGGCGATCACGCTATGGGAAAAGATGGGGTCGGCCGGCGGCTCGGCACCGCCTGAGTTCATGAGCACGCACCCGTCGTCTTCCACCCGTACCGCGGCGCTGAAGGCGAACATTCCTAAGGTGATGCCGCTCTACGAGCAGGCCCGTAGCGGCCGCTGA
- a CDS encoding CPXCG motif-containing cysteine-rich protein, whose amino-acid sequence MLETQVFICPYCGEPVEAVLDLSAGDQQYIEDCAVCCRPVVFDLRTDGEQWQLETLREDE is encoded by the coding sequence ATGCTCGAAACACAGGTCTTCATTTGCCCCTACTGCGGCGAGCCGGTCGAGGCCGTGCTCGACCTCAGTGCTGGGGATCAGCAATACATCGAGGACTGCGCGGTTTGCTGCCGGCCGGTGGTTTTCGATCTGCGGACGGACGGTGAGCAGTGGCAGCTGGAAACCTTGAGGGAGGACGAATGA
- a CDS encoding SOS response-associated peptidase: MCGRYAFFRWSQDFAALPGFPSDQQPHWSLAPGASVLLLRQVDAQLQLSRVRWGLTPAWLSDLTRTPAQARAETVAEQPMFREAFRLRRGLLPANGFYEWRGSARKRPYWMTSEGSLMYLAALWEAYPVQGHTYLSAAVVTLPAATLRRPLILDEAGQAAWLDPETPLEALQALMAQAQPALRERPLATLVNDPRLDGPECLTPA; this comes from the coding sequence ATGTGTGGTCGCTACGCCTTTTTTCGCTGGAGCCAGGACTTCGCCGCCTTGCCTGGTTTCCCGTCCGACCAGCAGCCGCACTGGAGTCTCGCCCCTGGTGCTTCGGTGCTGTTACTGCGCCAGGTTGATGCGCAGTTGCAGCTCAGTCGGGTGCGCTGGGGGCTGACTCCCGCCTGGCTGAGCGACTTGACTCGGACGCCTGCCCAGGCGCGTGCGGAAACCGTTGCCGAGCAGCCGATGTTTCGCGAGGCCTTTCGTCTGCGGCGCGGGCTGCTGCCCGCCAACGGCTTCTACGAGTGGCGCGGCTCCGCGCGCAAGCGCCCTTACTGGATGACCAGCGAAGGCTCACTGATGTACCTCGCCGCACTTTGGGAGGCCTATCCGGTTCAGGGGCATACCTACCTGAGTGCTGCTGTAGTGACGCTGCCCGCGGCTACGCTGCGCCGGCCGCTGATCCTCGATGAGGCCGGGCAGGCCGCCTGGCTCGATCCAGAAACACCGCTCGAAGCGTTGCAGGCGCTAATGGCTCAGGCCCAGCCAGCGTTGCGCGAACGGCCGTTGGCCACGTTGGTGAACGATCCGCGTCTCGACGGGCCGGAGTGCCTGACTCCGGCCTGA
- a CDS encoding TMEM165/GDT1 family protein, whose product MESFFVPTLIVALAEIGDKTQLLALLLAARYRRPWPIICGIVVATLANHAAAGAVGSWVSSLLSPVALSWILAASFAAVALWTLVPDKLDDDDAKLGRPYGPFVATTIAFFIAEMGDKTQVATVMLAAQYPEFILVILGTTVGMLLANVPVVLISHFAADRLPLTLIRRVAAAGFAALALYAVYQALTMGTIVSG is encoded by the coding sequence TTGGAATCGTTTTTCGTCCCTACTCTGATCGTTGCTCTCGCCGAAATCGGCGACAAGACGCAGCTGCTCGCGCTGTTGCTGGCCGCGCGCTATCGGCGGCCATGGCCAATCATCTGTGGCATCGTCGTCGCCACGCTGGCCAACCATGCCGCTGCAGGAGCGGTCGGCAGCTGGGTATCGAGCCTGCTCTCGCCGGTGGCGCTGAGCTGGATACTGGCGGCAAGCTTCGCCGCCGTCGCGCTGTGGACCCTGGTGCCGGACAAACTGGATGACGACGATGCCAAGCTGGGCCGCCCCTACGGTCCCTTCGTCGCGACGACCATCGCCTTCTTCATTGCCGAGATGGGCGACAAGACTCAGGTCGCCACAGTGATGCTCGCCGCGCAGTACCCGGAATTCATCCTGGTCATTCTCGGCACCACGGTAGGCATGCTGCTGGCCAATGTCCCCGTGGTACTGATCAGTCATTTCGCCGCCGACCGGCTGCCTTTGACGCTGATCCGCCGGGTCGCAGCGGCCGGCTTCGCCGCACTCGCGCTTTACGCCGTCTATCAGGCGCTGACCATGGGCACGATTGTCTCAGGCTGA
- a CDS encoding ester cyclase has protein sequence MSADGRKKRVCNHIDLSWNKGRLALSEQMQSKYFAYKGSLIGQPLNSAGFAELVRNVRTAMPDLEVVVDECICEGHKVVTSSTVMGTLATPLFGYSVTDKILAIAAMSVWTLNPAGDIEEIYTLVDLEGVHQQLGIETPLSTLLSPA, from the coding sequence ATGTCAGCGGATGGACGCAAGAAACGAGTCTGCAACCATATCGATCTGAGCTGGAACAAGGGTCGCCTGGCCCTCTCCGAACAGATGCAGAGCAAATATTTCGCCTACAAGGGCTCACTCATCGGCCAACCGCTGAACAGCGCAGGCTTTGCCGAGCTGGTGCGCAATGTGCGCACCGCCATGCCGGATCTGGAAGTGGTGGTGGATGAGTGCATCTGCGAGGGCCACAAGGTGGTCACCTCGAGCACGGTGATGGGAACCCTGGCGACGCCGCTGTTCGGCTATTCGGTCACCGACAAGATTCTCGCGATTGCCGCCATGAGCGTCTGGACGCTGAACCCGGCCGGCGACATCGAGGAAATCTACACGCTCGTCGACCTCGAAGGCGTGCATCAGCAACTGGGCATCGAGACGCCCCTTTCGACATTGCTGTCGCCGGCCTGA
- a CDS encoding putative signal transducing protein — protein sequence MRRIYEPRDLLEAEMLSGMLVAEGIEAFLAGSHLIGAMGELPAAGLLGLMVPDEDAERARQLIAAYNGAEPLPGDEPESYPGELIC from the coding sequence ATGCGGCGCATCTACGAGCCACGCGATCTGCTGGAGGCGGAGATGCTCAGCGGTATGTTGGTCGCCGAGGGTATCGAGGCATTCCTGGCCGGTAGTCACCTGATCGGCGCCATGGGCGAGCTGCCTGCGGCAGGCTTGCTCGGGCTCATGGTGCCCGACGAGGATGCCGAGCGGGCGCGTCAGCTGATCGCTGCGTACAATGGCGCCGAGCCGTTGCCGGGGGATGAGCCGGAGAGTTACCCCGGCGAACTGATCTGCTGA
- a CDS encoding class I SAM-dependent methyltransferase produces MDPRSEVLLRQAELFQGRLLLAGLPADDLLGQLPAASGWSWHAGELQTLERRFNGRCSFGVAPPPGEFDAAVLFLPKSRELTDYLLQALATRLAGRPLYLVGEKRAGIERAAKQLARLGRSRKLDSARHCQLWQVEIEQTPAAPQLDALAHHFTLELEDGPLQVISLPGVFSHGRLDVGSALLLEYLDNLPGGRVLDFGCGAGILGATLKRRYPQSELVLLDVDAFAVESSRRTLAANGLEAEVIAGDGIDAAPRQLTAIVSNPPFHQGVHTSYQASETLIERASEHLVSGGELRLVANAFLRYPPLIEQHLGACQTIIERNGFRIYRAVRA; encoded by the coding sequence ATGGACCCTCGAAGCGAAGTGCTGCTGCGCCAGGCCGAGCTGTTTCAAGGCCGGCTGCTGCTGGCCGGTCTGCCCGCCGACGATCTGCTCGGCCAGCTTCCCGCCGCTAGCGGTTGGAGCTGGCATGCCGGCGAGCTGCAAACGCTGGAAAGACGCTTCAATGGACGCTGCAGCTTTGGCGTCGCTCCACCGCCGGGCGAGTTCGACGCTGCCGTCCTATTTCTGCCGAAATCCCGCGAACTGACCGACTACCTGCTACAGGCGCTGGCGACGCGCCTCGCCGGGCGTCCGTTGTATCTGGTCGGGGAAAAACGCGCCGGCATCGAACGCGCCGCGAAACAACTGGCAAGGCTCGGCCGGTCCCGCAAACTCGACAGCGCGCGCCACTGCCAGCTCTGGCAGGTCGAGATCGAACAGACACCGGCCGCCCCGCAGCTCGACGCACTGGCGCACCACTTCACGCTGGAGCTGGAAGACGGACCGCTGCAGGTGATCAGCCTGCCAGGGGTATTCAGTCACGGGCGACTCGACGTCGGCAGCGCCCTGCTACTTGAATACCTCGACAATCTACCCGGTGGGCGGGTACTCGATTTCGGCTGCGGCGCCGGCATTCTCGGCGCCACGCTCAAACGCCGTTATCCACAAAGCGAGCTGGTGTTGCTGGACGTCGACGCCTTCGCCGTCGAGAGCAGTCGCCGGACGCTCGCCGCCAACGGGCTCGAAGCTGAAGTGATTGCCGGCGATGGCATCGACGCCGCACCTCGGCAACTAACGGCTATCGTCAGCAACCCACCATTCCACCAAGGTGTGCACACAAGCTATCAGGCCAGCGAAACGCTGATCGAACGCGCGTCCGAGCACCTGGTCAGCGGTGGTGAGCTACGTTTGGTAGCCAACGCATTTCTCCGCTATCCGCCACTGATCGAGCAGCATCTCGGTGCCTGCCAGACCATCATCGAGCGCAACGGCTTCCGTATCTATCGTGCCGTGCGTGCATGA
- a CDS encoding methyl-accepting chemotaxis protein, which translates to MFRSIQTAFAALAGACTLAVIAALLLYAMASGMRSQALVEERTRTLIDSMVEQRVTALAQAQVNRIQAQLQAPLQIATGLARVHTLTGLTGDDGMPMANLRREELINLARQTLIENPNLTSTYIAWEPNGVDANDLMYRGDEPGMFDGRFASWIYRDSSGQLKVDRLTDIEDTKLLDTGVRAGEYYLCPRERLKPCVGDPAPYEMNGETYLLSSFNAPILVDGQFHGIVGADISVDFIQQLLSDANAQLYGGAGEIALISNNGRLAAYSSDKSLIGKPAAQILDAEEQTLVQRLPAGQTHYQIDQANGHVALFLPFSFDGTDARWVLMLELPIAEVMKDLDQLMAALGKESRDNLATMLIIGVVIAFVGLLAIWMISRRITRPLRDMVVMLDNIGQGEGDLTQRLHIDSRNELGQIATGFNTFLTRLQGMIGEVVGSVQKVSDASEHTADIAIRTDKGVQTQLAEIELVATAVHEMTATAQDVARNATQAAEAANHADRAANQGRHIVQDTGATITELAGEIGRAVDVVQTLARDSENIDAILVTIRNIAEQTNLLALNAAIEAARAGEQGRGFAVVADEVRNLAQKTQQATGEIQQMIQQLQGGTRDVVQVMEQSQNRTQRSVEQADAAAEALQAITQAVSLINDMNNQIASAAEEQSAVAEDINRNVTNIGQVAQQVAAGADEASQASAGLTRLAEQQRRLINQFRV; encoded by the coding sequence ATGTTCCGATCCATCCAGACCGCCTTCGCCGCATTGGCCGGTGCTTGCACCCTGGCCGTCATCGCGGCGCTATTGCTCTATGCGATGGCGTCGGGCATGCGCAGCCAAGCGCTGGTCGAAGAGCGTACCCGCACGCTGATCGACAGCATGGTCGAGCAGCGCGTCACGGCCCTGGCTCAGGCGCAGGTCAACCGCATCCAGGCACAACTGCAGGCGCCCCTGCAGATCGCCACAGGCCTCGCGAGGGTACATACGCTCACCGGCCTGACCGGCGACGATGGCATGCCGATGGCCAACCTCAGGCGCGAGGAGTTGATCAATCTGGCACGCCAGACTTTGATCGAGAACCCCAATCTCACCAGTACCTATATCGCCTGGGAACCCAACGGCGTGGATGCCAATGACCTGATGTATCGCGGCGATGAGCCGGGCATGTTCGACGGCCGCTTCGCCAGCTGGATATACCGCGACAGCAGCGGCCAACTGAAGGTCGATCGCCTCACTGACATCGAGGACACCAAACTGCTCGATACCGGCGTACGCGCCGGTGAGTACTATCTGTGCCCGCGCGAGCGGCTCAAGCCGTGCGTCGGCGACCCTGCCCCGTACGAAATGAACGGCGAGACATACCTGCTGTCCTCGTTCAATGCGCCGATTCTGGTTGACGGTCAATTCCATGGAATCGTGGGCGCTGATATCAGCGTCGACTTTATCCAGCAACTGCTAAGCGATGCCAATGCACAGCTCTACGGCGGTGCGGGCGAGATCGCGCTGATCTCGAACAATGGGCGATTGGCTGCCTATAGCAGCGACAAGAGCCTGATCGGCAAGCCCGCTGCGCAGATCCTCGACGCCGAGGAACAGACGCTGGTCCAGCGTTTGCCAGCCGGTCAGACCCACTATCAGATCGACCAGGCGAATGGCCATGTCGCGCTATTCCTGCCCTTTTCCTTTGACGGCACCGACGCCCGCTGGGTGCTGATGCTGGAGTTACCGATCGCCGAGGTGATGAAGGATCTGGATCAACTGATGGCGGCACTCGGGAAGGAAAGCCGCGACAACCTGGCCACCATGCTGATCATCGGCGTGGTTATCGCTTTTGTCGGTCTGCTGGCTATCTGGATGATCAGTAGACGCATCACCCGCCCACTGCGCGACATGGTGGTGATGCTGGACAACATAGGCCAGGGCGAAGGCGACCTGACCCAGCGCCTGCACATCGACAGCCGCAACGAGCTCGGCCAGATCGCTACAGGCTTCAATACCTTCCTCACGCGCCTGCAGGGCATGATCGGCGAGGTCGTCGGCTCGGTGCAGAAGGTCAGCGATGCGTCCGAGCACACTGCCGATATCGCCATCCGTACCGACAAGGGTGTGCAGACGCAGCTGGCCGAGATCGAGCTAGTCGCCACCGCCGTGCACGAGATGACCGCAACGGCGCAGGATGTCGCGCGCAATGCAACCCAGGCCGCAGAAGCTGCCAACCATGCCGACCGGGCAGCCAATCAGGGCCGGCACATCGTTCAGGATACCGGCGCCACCATCACCGAGCTGGCCGGCGAAATTGGTCGTGCCGTGGACGTGGTCCAGACCCTGGCACGCGACAGCGAGAACATCGACGCCATTCTGGTGACCATACGCAATATCGCCGAGCAGACCAACCTGCTGGCGCTGAATGCCGCGATCGAGGCTGCCCGAGCTGGGGAGCAAGGCCGCGGTTTCGCGGTGGTGGCCGACGAGGTGCGCAACCTGGCGCAGAAGACACAACAGGCGACCGGCGAGATCCAGCAGATGATCCAGCAGTTGCAAGGCGGCACCCGCGATGTCGTGCAGGTGATGGAACAGAGCCAGAACCGCACGCAACGCAGCGTCGAACAGGCCGATGCCGCTGCCGAAGCGCTGCAGGCGATCACTCAGGCGGTCTCACTGATCAACGACATGAACAATCAGATCGCCAGCGCCGCCGAGGAGCAGAGTGCCGTAGCCGAAGACATCAACCGCAACGTCACCAACATCGGCCAGGTCGCTCAGCAGGTAGCTGCCGGTGCCGACGAGGCCAGCCAGGCCAGCGCCGGGCTGACGCGTCTGGCTGAGCAGCAGCGCCGACTGATCAACCAGTTCAGAGTCTGA